Below is a window of Littorina saxatilis isolate snail1 linkage group LG2, US_GU_Lsax_2.0, whole genome shotgun sequence DNA.
GTATCGATCATATAACTTGTTTACACAGATCGATAGCCACGATCCTCTAACTAACTTACATAGGATAAGAGTACGAGTATCGATCCTATATCtttttaacaaagaaaaagagtTTCGATCCTCTAACTTGTTTGAATAGGATAAAAGCACCGATCTTTTCACTTGTTTGAATAGGATAAGAGCATCGATCCTTGCACTTGTTTGAATAGGATAAGAGCACTGAACCTTTCACTTGTTTGAATAGGATAAGAGCACCGATCCTTTCACTTGTTTGAATAGGATAAGAGCATCGATCCTTTCACTTGTTTGCATAGGATAAGAGCACCGATCCTTTTACTTGTTTGAATAGGATAAGAGCACTGATCCTTGCACTTGTTTGAATAGGATAAGAGCACCTATCCTTTCACTTATTTGAATAGGATAAGAGCATCGATCCTTTCACTTGTTTGAATAGGATAAGAGCATCGATCCTTTCACTTGTTTGCATAGGATAAGAGCACCGATCCTTTTACTTGTTTGAATAGGATAAGAGCATCGATCCTTGCACTTGTTTGAATAGGATAAGAGCACCTATCCTTTCACTTATTTGAATAGGATAAGAGCACCGATCCTTTTACTTGTTTGAATAGGATAAGAGCATCGATCCTTGCACTTGTTTGAATAGGATAAGAGCATCGATCTTTTCACTTGTTTGAATAGGATAAGAGCACCGATTCGTTCACTTGTTTGAATAGGATAAGAGCATCGATCCTTTCACTTATTTGAATAAGATAAGAGCATCGATCCTTTAAGTTGGACAGgtcttataaaaaaaacatctaCAGGCTGACTGCTTTATGTGTAGATTGGgaattgttttgtattgatgttAAAACATCTATGTGAATCTGCGAAATTAATCGATAATAGGCGACTTGCCCTATCGGCCTGCGCCGCCAAATCGCGCGATAAATCTGCGTTAACTTGCGTGGCCTTGCGAGATCTGCCGCAAAATGCGGGCATGTCCGgatagctctgtgagaggttgcgTTTCAATGCGGACACTTCGCCTTGAAAATTGTGAATTTTCAATGTGAACAGTGTGCTGCAGCAATGATAGCCGCGAGAATAATCCtaaagttcgttcaaagtacccaagcatggcccgtgcacaaaggaaaggcgatcgaggtttaattttttatttttttacacaaaCCAGAGAACCGCACCAGCGCTTGTGAGAGCAAAACGTTTGCCCGCAGGGAAGTaaccttccttatctttcgcaccGTCGAGCTATTCAagcggggtattgtgcaagttggctattaaTGTCTactatgtacagaaagcagGTACAGTCtattcgaaaattttattgtaaattttcatttaataaatatacctacccgaatcacatgtagcagtttactcagtctaaagtgctaggtctgaaaaggctacccgtctaaggggagcaaccccaactaaaaaagtgtaaacgtagccatggtaatgacgacgcacccagggagttacctcccctcatgCGTACcgcgtcactactgctactgaccacgtgacccctatcattcgactCGAAGAATAACATCTCCAAATCATaagcggggtaggtgggagggactacgatatgtgattcgggtaggtatatttattaaatgaaaatttacaataaaattttcgattaaattacatattcctactccgaatcacatgtagcagattactacaacaaggcggtgggaaagaaaaagttcaaactcactctcaaATCCTTGTCAAGAGCTGACCACCTGCCACCATGGCAGGTAAAGCTCTAGATCCATCCTGGCGAAGAGCCGAGATGTCACGCAGGTAAAAATTCATGAAGACATCCTCGGAACGCCAGTATGCGGTGTGTAGCACCTCCTCCAGTCTTCTTGATCGTAACACGGCCAAGGAAGACGCCCAAGCTCGCGTCTCGTGAGCCCGAGCTGATTCCAGAGGAAGGACAGGCTGTGTCCCTCCTTCGTTATGGCGGCTCCACTCGTAAGCATGCTTAATGAGCgccgacacccaccgggccagagTCGTCTTAGTTATATCCTTATGTCTCTCCGTATTGAGAGAAATAAACAAGAGCTTTTGAGCTGCGGATCTAAGTGACTGAGAACGGGCAAGGTAGATGTGAAGAGCTCTAACAGGGCAATTTACTAAGTCTGGGTCATTCGGAGCCAGAATAGTGGACAACGGCCTGACATGGACCAAAGGAGAAGCTCGCTCGGGAGCCTGGTTTTTCGCAAGAAACTCAGGTCGAAACCGCAAAGTAACGGACCCATCTGattcaaaggaaatgtcgtcCGAATTACCGGAAAGAGCGTGGATCTCACTGCCCCTTCGTGCCGATGCGAGCAGCAAAAGGAAAAGGGCCTTACGTGTAAGATTCGCAAAACTGGCATCTCTGAGAGGTTCAAAATCCGCTGAGCGCAGAAACTCCATGACCAATAAGAGATCCCACTTAGGAACGGGCGTACGAGTCTTGACGTCAGAAAGGGAAGCGCCCTTGATGACTCCAGCAATCACGCCACTAACATCTATAGAGCGACCTAACTGGCGTAGGGTCGCCGAGATGGCCGATCTTCTTACTTTCAACGAGGCAGCTGAAGCTCCCTGCGAGGACATGAAAGCAAGATGGTTCGCCACGTGCATCGTGCGGGGCGCCGTAGCATCCAGCTGATGCTCGTGACACCAGGAAACCCAGGCCCTCCAATGTGACTCATATACGGACGAGGTAGATGCTCTGTGCGAGCGTCCTACCAGGTCCATGGTCAGATCTGATGCCCCTTTGCGCCTCAGAGAAGACCGCACAACCTCCACGCGTGAAGATTCAGCATCTGAGGCTCTGCGTGGAGGCTGCCGGTGTGAGGCTGTACCAGTTCTCCTCGCGTGAGTGCGAGAGGAATAGGAGGGCCCTGGGCGAGTCTCAGCAGGTCCGGGAACCACGGCTGAGACGGCCAAAGAGGAGCGATCAGCAGGAGGGACGGGCCCTCCtgctccgccttcctgagaacTCGCGTGAGCAACTGGAATGGCGGGAACGCGTAAGCCTCCAGGCCTGACCAGGAAATGTCCATCGCGTTCGTCTCCCACGCCTCGGGATCCGGGAATGGTGAGacgaacactggtagtctcttcgagaacctggtggcaaaaaggtccacctgaggtttctgcacaagagaccagagacgatccagcgctccgtgagtgatggtccactctgtttgaagcactctgtcggagcggctgagcgcgtccgccagagtgttcaagCTTCCGGGCAGGTACCTGGCCGAAAGCCTGATTTGATGCTCTGAACACCAaatcaggacctcgcaggcccTGGCCGAAAGCGACGGAGACCgcgaccctccctgcttgttgatgtaagctgccactgtcgtgttgtctgtaaacagacgaacatgcttggcctgaagggagggccggaacttgtccagagctagagccacggcttctagctccagcaagttgatgtgctgcatcctctgatctgccgaccacagacctgacgcagtCAGCCGGTCtgtgtgagccccccaccccaccaaggACGCGTCCGTGAACAGGTCCAAGTCTGGGGCAGGAAGGGCTATCGGCACGCCCCTGCTTacccactccgtgtccagcCACGGATGGGTAGCGGAttggaaccatccctggagaGGGATGAGGGCATTCCAATCCACCGTGGGAGAGTCCACGAACGGCTTCAGCGCCAGCTGAAAAggacgtttgtggaccctcCCCAAGGGGACCAGgagagccatggactccatctgccctaaGATGGAGGCCAAAGTCCGCAGGGAAGCCCTcgggagaggcaaagtggagcgtatgcacgcctggagcttgtccaccctcttcTGAGAAGGTCGGACAGTCCAAgccaccgtgtcgaaagacattccCAAGTAGGTGAATGTCTGACACGGTGTGAGCTCCGACTTTGATCGGTTGATCGTGAAGCCAAACATGTTGGCCTCCCGAAGAACCGATTGGGTATCCTGCTCGCACCCCGCCTGACTCTGACTCAGGATGAGCCAGTCGTCTAGGTAGGCACGTAGCCGGACACCCCGCGACCTCACCAGCGCGCAGACCTGTCTCACGACCATGGTGAAGACCCAAGGGGCGAGAGACAGGCCAAAGGGGAGGGCGCGAAACTGGTAAACCTGACctgcccaccggaaacgaagccatttccggtcggctggATGCATAAGAACATGAAAATATGCATCCGTCAGGTCGATGGAGGTCGCCCAATCCCCCGGGCGGAGAGAGTCCCTGACCgacgctggcgtctccatcttgaaccgtATCTCCCTCAAAAAGGTATTGAGGAACGACAGGTCCAAGACAGGACGCCATGCCCCTGAGGCTTTGGGGACGGCGAAAAGCCGTCCGTAAAACCCGGGGGATCTGTGGTCGAGGACCCTCTCCACTGCGCCCTTCTGCACCAGGGAGTCTATTTCCGACCGAAGGACGGAAATGGCTTCCTGAGAGAAGGGAGGCCTGAACGCCGGCGGACGCCTGACCAGAGGAGCCTTGCCATCTTTCCAGAGAAGACGGAAGCCCGACCTCACGACCCCCACGACCCATTGACTCTGTACAGAGACCAGCCAATGGGAAAGAGCCCGAGaagggccccccgccatcaccagagtggagggcggggtgggggggagatcgggagcacttcattgggggtgaggcttgcttcCCGAGCCGCCTCTCCCCCTGCCGGAAGACGGTCGTCTTCTCGAGCCCCGAGAAGAAGAAcgtccacgacccttgtctgccGGTTTGGGAGGGCCAGCAACCTTAGCCTGCTTCGGctgagaaggctgagactgcttGGATTGCTTAAGGCTGTGCAGGGAGAAGTCAGAAAACTGCTGGTCCCTGTTCGCCTGAATTTCCTGTCTCCGGGCGTCAAAAATGAGATGCCCGAAGAGGGAACCCTCCAAGACCGGTGAGGCACGCAAAGTGTCCTTGGTTGCCTGCTCCGAGAACTGTGAGTGTGCCAGAAAGAGATCCCGACGACACATGACAGAGTGTGCATAGTGCACGGCGGAAAGTCTCATCTGTTCTTCATTGACCCTCGCAAGAGCGGCCAACAAAGTGGAGACGTCATCCGCATCCTGATCCTCGCTGAGAGAGAAAGGATTCAGCGAATCAGTGAGGGCCCGAGAAAGAGCCCGAATAAGAGTCTCAGCAATGGAGGCAAGCTCCAGCTGCTGACGCCCTGCCTCTTCAGAAGCGATCAGCGTGTTCTCAGACAAGAGCACGCCATCATCCTTCTTGATAGGCTTGGCCAACAAGGCCATCATCTCCGGAGGAACAGTCAAAGATGAACGCGGGAGAGCGAACGAATCCAACAAGTTCCTGGTAGACTTCTGCAAAACCAAACGTCTATGGGAAGACAGTGCGAATGCAGAAGCCTGAGAAGGCGAAGCCATCCATTGCTGAGCAACCTCCGGAACTGAGCCGTGAGGCACTAGCAGTGGAACCGGAAGTGAAGGAATTCCGCTTCCGGAAGGAGAAGGCTTGGCCAAAACCTGGGAAAGCTGAAAAGCTATGGACGGAGACTCCATAAACCGGAAGTATGAGTCATCCTCCTTCCCA
It encodes the following:
- the LOC138952898 gene encoding uncharacterized protein, which translates into the protein MAGGPSRALSHWLVSVQSQWVVGVVRSGFRLLWKDGKAPLVRRPPAFRPPFSQEAISVLRSEIDSLVQKGAVERVLDHRSPGFYGRLFAVPKASGAWRPVLDLSFLNTFLREIRFKMETPASVRDSLRPGDWATSIDLTDAYFHVLMHPADRKWLRFRWAGQVYQFRALPFGLSLAPWVFTMVVRQVCALVRSRGVRLRAYLDDWLILSQSQAGCEQDTQSVLREANMFGFTINRSKSELTPCQTFTYLGMSFDTVAWTVRPSQKRVDKLQACIRSTLPLPRASLRTLASILGQMESMALLVPLGRVHKRPFQLALKPFVDSPTVDWNALIPLQGWFQSATHPWLDTEWVSRGVPIALPAPDLDLFTDASLVGWGAHTDRLTASGLWSADQRMQHINLLELEAVLEETTSVRLTIPGSRGVGDERDGHFLVRPGGLRVPAIPVAHASSQEGGAGGPVPPADRSSLAVSAVVPGPAETRPGPSYSSRTHARRTGTASHRQPPRRASDAESSRVEVVRSSLRRKGASDLTMDLVGRSHRASTSSVYESHWRAWVSWCHEHQLDATAPRTMHVANHLAFMSSQGASAASLKVRRSAISATLRQLGRSIDVSGVIAGVIKGASLSDVKTRTPVPKWDLLLVMEFLRSADFEPLRDASFANLTRKALFLLLLASARRGSEIHALSGNSDDISFESDGSVTLRFRPEFLAKNQAPERASPLVHVRPLSTILAPNDPDLVNCPVRALHIYLARSQSLRSAAQKLLFISLNTERHKDITKTTLARWVSALIKHAYEWSRHNEGGTQPVLPLESARAHETRAWASSLAVLRSRRLEEVLHTAYWRSEDVFMNFYLRDISALRQDGSRALPAMVAGGQLLTRI